Proteins encoded within one genomic window of Insulibacter thermoxylanivorax:
- the leuA gene encoding 2-isopropylmalate synthase: MKNVDKYTRGYFLPPEPSLNWAKKDYISEAPIWCSVDLRDGNQALVVPMNLEEKLEYFKMLVEIGFKEIEVGFPAASETEYRFLRTLIEQDLIPDDVTIQVLTQSREHIIRKTFEALRGAKRAIVHLYNSTSVAQREQVFRKSKQEIIEIAVTGAKLLKKFAAETEGNFQFQYSPESFTGTEIEYALEICNEVLDVWQPSADNPVIINLPATVQMSMPHVYASQIEYMSNHLNYREHVILSVHPHNDRGTGVADAELGILAGGQRVEGTLFGNGERTGNVDIVTLALNLYSHGVDPKLNFENLPEIIKVYERLTKMRVGERHPYAGELVFTAFSGSHQDAIAKGMAWREEKKPKYWNVPYLPIDPKDIGREYEGDIIRINSQSGKGGIGYILQQRFGLEMPAEMREHVGYRVKDVSDKLEKELQPEEILEIFRETYVNIEKPFAFERCLFTKKNGDYEAAVTLTIGGETKEIIGIGNGRLDAVNDALQKELGLSYNNMIYKQHALEIGSKAQAISYIGITDDQGTVFWGAGVDPDIMTSSVRALFSAVNHMKQAHSERL, translated from the coding sequence ATGAAGAACGTGGACAAATACACAAGAGGTTATTTTCTCCCCCCAGAACCAAGCCTGAATTGGGCTAAGAAGGATTACATCTCCGAAGCGCCGATCTGGTGCAGCGTCGACCTCCGCGACGGCAACCAGGCGCTTGTCGTGCCGATGAATCTGGAAGAGAAACTAGAATACTTCAAGATGCTCGTCGAGATCGGTTTCAAGGAGATCGAGGTTGGTTTCCCCGCAGCCTCGGAGACCGAATACCGATTCCTGCGCACGTTGATCGAACAGGATCTGATCCCGGATGATGTGACGATCCAAGTGTTGACCCAATCCCGCGAACATATCATCCGTAAGACCTTCGAAGCGTTGCGGGGAGCGAAGCGGGCGATCGTCCATCTGTATAACTCGACGTCCGTAGCACAGCGGGAACAGGTTTTCCGCAAGTCGAAGCAGGAGATCATCGAGATCGCTGTTACCGGGGCGAAGCTGCTGAAGAAGTTCGCTGCAGAGACGGAAGGTAACTTCCAATTCCAATATTCGCCTGAGAGCTTCACGGGAACGGAGATCGAATATGCATTGGAGATCTGCAATGAAGTGCTGGATGTCTGGCAGCCTTCTGCGGACAATCCCGTGATCATCAATCTCCCTGCTACCGTACAGATGTCGATGCCTCACGTCTATGCGAGTCAGATCGAATATATGAGCAACCATCTGAACTATCGCGAACACGTCATCCTCTCCGTCCATCCGCACAATGACCGGGGAACCGGTGTGGCCGATGCTGAGCTTGGCATTCTGGCAGGAGGACAGCGGGTAGAAGGAACCTTGTTCGGCAACGGCGAGCGCACGGGCAATGTAGATATCGTCACGCTGGCTCTGAATCTGTATTCACACGGCGTTGATCCGAAACTGAACTTCGAGAATCTGCCGGAGATCATCAAGGTCTATGAGCGGCTGACGAAGATGCGGGTCGGGGAACGGCATCCCTATGCCGGGGAACTGGTGTTTACAGCCTTCTCGGGCTCCCATCAGGATGCCATCGCGAAGGGCATGGCTTGGCGCGAGGAGAAGAAACCGAAGTACTGGAACGTGCCGTACTTGCCGATCGATCCGAAGGATATCGGCAGGGAGTACGAAGGCGATATCATCCGCATCAACAGCCAGTCGGGCAAGGGCGGGATCGGCTATATCCTGCAGCAGCGCTTCGGCTTGGAGATGCCGGCAGAGATGCGCGAGCATGTCGGCTATCGGGTGAAGGATGTATCCGACAAGCTGGAGAAGGAACTGCAGCCGGAGGAGATCCTGGAGATCTTCCGCGAAACCTATGTCAATATCGAGAAGCCGTTTGCCTTTGAACGCTGCTTGTTCACGAAGAAGAACGGGGATTATGAGGCGGCGGTGACGCTGACTATTGGCGGCGAGACGAAGGAGATCATCGGCATAGGCAACGGCCGCTTGGATGCGGTGAATGATGCGCTTCAGAAGGAACTCGGTCTCTCTTACAACAATATGATCTACAAGCAGCATGCCCTTGAGATCGGTTCGAAGGCGCAGGCGATCTCCTACATCGGCATCACCGATGATCAGGGAACGGTGTTCTGGGGAGCCGGCGTGGATCCCGATATCATGACCTCTTCTGTCAGAGCCTTGTTCAGTGCTGTGAACCATATGAAACAGGCTCATAGCGAACGCCTATAA
- the leuB gene encoding 3-isopropylmalate dehydrogenase, whose amino-acid sequence MAEVKKIAVIAGDGIGPEVVNEAIKVLKRVEELYGYRFEFEHGLFGGIAIDEKGTPLPDETLQMCRSADAVLLGAVGGPKWDNNPKELRPETGLLGIRKELGLFSNLRPAVVFDCLIEASTLKREVLEGTDLIVVRELTGGIYFGDKFRREGPGGEEAVDTSVYSVMEVERIVRQAFEIARKRRKKLASVDKANVLETSRLWRETVNRIAPEYPDVELEHILVDNCAMQLLRRPASFDVIVTENMFGDILSDEAAMLTGSIGMLASASLGEGSFGLYEPVHGSAPDIAGKGIANPLATILSAAMMLRYTFNYADAADSIEKAVQDVLNAGHRTADIAVDSSKAISTEQMGSLVAEHMRKV is encoded by the coding sequence GTGGCAGAAGTCAAGAAAATCGCCGTCATCGCCGGCGATGGGATCGGGCCGGAAGTCGTCAATGAAGCGATCAAGGTGCTCAAGCGGGTGGAGGAACTGTACGGCTATCGCTTTGAATTTGAACACGGTCTGTTCGGCGGCATCGCCATCGATGAGAAGGGCACGCCGCTGCCGGATGAGACGCTGCAGATGTGCCGCAGCGCGGATGCCGTGCTGCTGGGAGCCGTCGGCGGTCCGAAGTGGGATAACAATCCGAAGGAACTTCGTCCGGAGACCGGGCTCCTTGGCATCCGCAAGGAACTTGGTCTCTTCTCCAATCTGCGTCCGGCGGTTGTCTTCGATTGCTTGATCGAGGCTTCGACGCTGAAGCGGGAAGTGCTGGAAGGAACGGATCTTATCGTGGTGCGCGAACTGACGGGCGGCATCTACTTCGGCGACAAGTTCCGCCGCGAGGGACCGGGCGGTGAAGAAGCGGTAGATACCAGCGTATACAGTGTGATGGAAGTGGAGCGGATCGTGCGCCAGGCCTTCGAGATCGCGCGCAAGCGCCGCAAGAAATTGGCATCTGTCGACAAGGCCAACGTGCTGGAGACCTCCCGCCTCTGGAGAGAGACGGTGAACCGTATCGCTCCGGAATATCCTGACGTGGAACTCGAGCACATCCTCGTCGATAACTGTGCGATGCAGCTCCTGCGCCGTCCTGCGAGCTTCGACGTGATCGTCACGGAGAATATGTTCGGCGATATCCTCAGCGATGAAGCGGCGATGCTGACCGGTTCCATCGGCATGCTGGCATCGGCATCGCTGGGCGAGGGCAGCTTCGGCTTGTACGAACCCGTGCACGGTTCGGCACCGGATATCGCCGGCAAGGGCATCGCCAATCCCCTGGCGACGATCCTCTCAGCGGCGATGATGCTGCGTTACACCTTCAACTATGCCGATGCAGCGGACAGCATCGAGAAAGCGGTACAGGATGTTCTGAATGCCGGCCACCGCACGGCGGATATCGCCGTAGATTCGAGCAAA